A single Hylaeus volcanicus isolate JK05 unplaced genomic scaffold, UHH_iyHylVolc1.0_haploid 12221, whole genome shotgun sequence DNA region contains:
- the LOC128883396 gene encoding uncharacterized protein LOC128883396 isoform X2, translating into MSFTRTSSTLSTEQKNCFKDFSFVPLAGDDMEANDRVTSVLIWQAENYRTHYSLNQPYCALNDAKERSSSRNNECDIQEEWFHVLEKEQFSTKVKPMCSVKVFTVGSIVPSSQNFKNPEEKKTKGTKLQLLGLSCPEELDSFYHNMLYLNVENFFKYGLNSALIDLVSTQHCEPTSSFVLYSKMLKKILLQMVSYMQNTLKLSTATRNKGKLTFLSPSLQRQWISTNTHLLYKNILFSEPVHQETEYPVLRRLFACCILMPLDETTQHIIDALSESGNELEISFSNASDLLDLRNVTFFNLLDEDAVDHYLETIEKRRKTLPSDISYAVLCSVYCDTCRDYFPVPKSQLSKFSFLQVQCQGVISRQTVVLDSLLALLQQPRYSIKGFLRPTHLFSCILEDLLGGISKTIVVSSVFSGCPEKLIEIATSFAKITLSPSVMPTSTTGAMAQCLLNWEEFLSFVIQNSSSPCVNKIVDAAIGQISGSQLTREQLIHCLKGSSSFEVTVLQCRKLLLGSCRVTSSTQRVGQPSTTNMKACFSRNNCIVPNGSFHLKKGNPLQFPAEKRFHIVSTLRIMKNPSRNLIEMSSDELLSSQDAILNSCIKKPITPLLRDEVKSFSKKTTTPPSFNRRESTFPNAATPWLHHTSIPLPMNETTTSLVDEETVESRNEEASSLAIQTNSPTLFAITPPKLAREKRVWSRPFFSTLYADKSNKGGDVIESCFCDSKGNAVNPLKCNPINKEKPSSFCATQDSLSLSKKTTDKKSFSEAFITLLQ; encoded by the exons ATGTCTTTTACTAGGACTTCATCCACTTTAAGTACAGAGcaaaagaattgttttaagGATTTCAGTTTTGTGCCACTAGCAGGAGACGACATGGAAGCTAATGATCGCGTTACATCTGTTCTGATTTGGCAGGCTGAAAATTATCGAACCCACTATTCACTGAATCAACCCTATTGTGCACTAAATGATGCTAAGGAAAGATCTTCTAGTAGAAACAACGAATGTGACATACAAGAGGAATGGTTTCatgttttagaaaaagaacaattttcaacaaagGTGAAACCAATGTGTTCCGTTAAAGTATTTACTGTAGGTTCAATCGTTCCTTCgtcacaaaattttaaaaatccagaagaaaaaaaaacaaaaggtaCAAAACTTCAATTGCTTGGATTAAGTTGCCCTGAAGAATTGGATTCATTTTATCATAATATGTTATATCttaatgttgaaaatttttttaagtatggACTTAATAGTGCTCTCATCGATCTTGTTTCCACACAACATTGTGAACCAACCAGTTCATTTGTTCTATATtctaaaatgttaaaaaaaattcttctgcAAATGGTTTCTTATATGCAAAATACATTAAAACTTTCTACTGCGACAAGGAACAAAGGAAAGCTTACATTTCTATCACCTTCTTTACAACGTCAATGGATATCTACAAATAcacatttattgtataaaaacatactttttagtgAACCTGTTCATCAAGAGACTGAGTACCCTGTTCTACGTCGTCTGTTTGCTTGCTGTATCTTAATGCCATTAGATGAAACAACGCAACATATAATTGACGCATTATCTGAG AGTGGTAATGAACTTGAAATAAGCTTTTCAAATGCAAGCGACTTATTGGATCTTAGGAATGTGACGTTTTTTAACTTATTAGATGAAGATGCAGTAGACCATTACCTGGAAACTAtagaaaaaaggagaaag ACGTTGCCTTCTGATATATCTTACGCTGTACTTTGTTCCGTGTATTGTGACACCTGCCGTGATTATTTCCCTGTACCGAAATCTCAGCTTTCaaaattctcttttcttcAAGTACAGTGCCAAGGCGTCATTTCTCGTCAAACGGTAGTGCTTGATAGTTTACTAGCGCTTTTGCAACAGCCACGGTATAGTATCAAAGGGTTTTTAAG GCCTACGCATTTGTTCAGTTGTATTTTGGAAGATTTGTTGGGAGGTATATCAAAAACAATTGTTGTATCTTCAGTTTTTTCAGGATGTCCAGAAAAACTTATTGAAATTGCAACTTCTTTTGCAAAA ATTACTTTATCACCTTCTGTTATGCCAACTTCAACAACGGGAGCAATGGCACAATGCTTGTTAAAC TGGGAAGAATTCCTTTCTTTTGTCATCCAAAACTCCTCTTCACCCTGCGTTAACAAAATCGTGGATGCTGCGATTGGACAAATATcag GTTCACAACTAACTCGTGAACAACTTATTCATTGCCTAAAGGGTTCCAGTTCTTTTGAAGTTACGGTGTTGCAATGTCGTAAGCTTTTACTGGGGTCTTGCCGTGTGACTTCATCGACACAAAGAGTTGGACAACCTAGTACGACTAATATGAAGGCTTGCTTCTCAAGAAACAATTGTATTGTGCCCAATGGCTCTTTTCATCTTAAG AAGGGAAACCCTCTTCAGTTCCCGGCTGAAAAAAGGTTTCACATTGTTTCCACATTACGGATAATGAAAAATCCAAGCCGCAATCTAATCGAGATGTCGAGTGACGAACTATTGTCGTCACAAGACGCAATCCTAAACTCATGTATCAAG AAACCAATTACACCGCTTTTACGAGATGAGGtcaaatcattttcaaaaaagacAACCACACCGCCCTCATTTAATAGAAGAGAATCAACTTTTCCAAATGCGGCAACACCATGGTTACATCATACGTCCATTCCCTTGCCGATGAATGAAACGACCACGTCTTTAGTAGACGAGGAAACAGTAGAATCACGCAACGAAGAGGCCTCATCGTTGGCCATTCAAACTAACTCACCTACACTCTTCGCAATAACGCCCCCGAAATTGGCAAGAGAAAAGCGCGTGTGGTCAAGGCCTTTTTTTTCGACTCTTTACGCTGACAAATCAAATAAAGGCGGAGATGTGATCGAGAGCTGCTTTTGTGATAGTAAAGGGAACGCTGTGAATCCTCTTAAGTGCAAtcc